From one Lolium rigidum isolate FL_2022 chromosome 4, APGP_CSIRO_Lrig_0.1, whole genome shotgun sequence genomic stretch:
- the LOC124706600 gene encoding GDSL esterase/lipase At1g54790-like, translating to MLPPYGSTFFGGPAGRFSDGRLILDFLMDSMDMPFLNSYLDSVGAPNFRAGVNFAQAGCSITPATATSVSPFSFGLQIKQFFAFKEKVTRLLSKGDRYRHYIPQLDYFSKGLYMFDIGQNDLAGAFYSKTEDQVIASIPTILLEFESGLKTLYEQGARKFWIHNTGPLGCLPQNIDLWGKDPSQLDEHHCVAKHNRAAKIFNLQLHALCTKLRGQFAGSDITYVDIYSVKYSLVANYSRYGFESPTEACCGYGGPPLNYDGRVPCGQTKSVNGNLVTAKGCSDSTEYVNWDGIHYTEAANFHVTSQILTGRYSDPPFSEKMPFLLKPRF from the exons ATGCTCCCGCCCTACGGCTCCACCTTCTTCGGCGGCCCCGCCGGCCGCTTCTCCGACGGCCGCCTCATCCTCGACTTCCTCA TGGATTCGATGGATATGCCATTCCTCAATTCATACTTGGATTCTGTTGGTGCACCTAACTTTCGGGCTGGTGTTAACTTTGCTCAAGCTGGCTGTTCGATTACTCCAGCAACTGCAACGTCTGTCAGCCCGTTTTCCTTTGGTCTTCAGATTAAGCAATTCTTTGCATTCAAGGAAAAAGTCACTAGGCTGCTCTCTAAAG GAGATAGGTACAGGCATTATATTCCTCAGTTGGATTATTTTTCAAAGGGTCTCTACATGTTTGATATAGGTCAAAATGACCTTGCTGGTGCATTTTACTCAAAAACAGAGGACCAAGTCATTGCATCCATTCCGACTATTTTGTTGGAATTTGAATCTGGGCTCAAG ACACTATACGAGCAAGGTGCCAGGAAATTCTGGATTCACAACACCGGACCTCTTGGCTGCTTGCCTCAaaacatagatctttggggcaaaGATCCATCACAACTGGATGAACATCATTGTGTGGCAAAGCACAATCGTGCCGCAAAGATTTTCAACTTACAGCTGCATGCACTTTGCACAAAGCTGAGAGGTCAATTTGCTGGAAGTGATATCACTTATGTCGATATCTACTCCGTCAAATACAGCCTGGTCGCCAATTACTCTAGATATG GGTTCGAGAGTCCCACCGAAGCTTGCTGCGGATATGGAGGGCCACCCCTGAACTACGATGGTAGAGTACCGTGTGGACAGACGAAATCCGTGAATGGTAATCTTGTAACTGCAAAAGGATGCAGTGATAGTACTGAATACGTCAACTGGGATGGAATACACTACACGGAAGCTGCAAATTTCCATGTTACATCGCAGATTCTTACTGGAAGATACTCCGATCCTCCGTTCTCCGAGAAGATGCCGTTCCTCTTAAAACCGAGATTCTAA
- the LOC124706601 gene encoding UPF0603 protein OsI_019212, chloroplastic-like: METLLSPSALLAPLRGSKKPPPAAVSCKSTVSCSLKKHTPGAVAWRGDGDNGSWASFLHHGLAAAALSLALTLSPAPAPAVASEYDVLNDGPPADTYVVDDAGVLSRVTKSDVKRLARDLEARKNIRINFVTVRKLTSKADAFEYADQVLEKWYPTVEDGSNKGIVVLVTSQKEGAITGGPDFVKAVGDAILDAAVSENLPVLATDEKYNEAIYSTAQRLVAAIDGLPDPGGPAFQESKRESNYKSKQETEEKRGQFTLVVGGLLVIAFVVPMAQYYAYISKK; the protein is encoded by the exons ATGGAGACCCTCCTCTCCCCGTCCGCATTGCTCGCCCCTCTCCGTGGCTCCAAGAAGCCACCTCCCGCCGCCGTCTCGTGCAAGTCCACCGTCTCTTGCTCGCTCAAGAAGCATACACCGGGGGCCGTCGCCTGGCGTGGGGACGGcgacaacggaagctgggcgtcgTTCTTGCACCACGGCCTTGCCGCGGCGGCGCTGTCCCTGGCCCTCACCCTATCgccggcgcccgcgcccgccgtgGCGTCGGAGTACGACGTGCTGAACGACGGGCCGCCGGCGGACACGTACGTGGTGGACGACGCCGGCGTGCTGAGCCGCGTGACCAAGTCCGACGTCAAGCggctcgcccgcgacctcgaggcCCGCAAGAACATCCGGATCAACTTCGTCACCGTCCGCAAGCTCACG AGCAAAGCTGACGCGTTCGAGTACGCGGACCAAGTGCTGGAGAAGTGGTACCCGACGGTGGAGGACGGCAGCAACAAGGGCATCGTCGTGCTCGTCACCAGCCAGAAGGAGGGCGCCATTACCGGCGGCCCGGACTTCGTGAAGGCGGTCGGCGACGCCATCCTCGACGCCGCCGTCTCCGAGAACCTGCCAG TGCTGGCGACGGACGAGAAGTACAACGAGGCGATCTACTCCACGGCGCAGCGGCTGGTGGCGGCGATAGACGGGCTGCCGGACCCCGGCGGGCCGGCGTTCCAGGAGAGCAAGCGGGAGTCCAACTACAAGAGCAAGCAGGAGACGGAGGAGAAGCGCGGCCAGTTCACGCTCGTCGTCGGCGGCCTGCTCGTCATCGCATTCGTCGTGCCCATGGCGCAGTACTACGCATACATCTCCAAGAAGTGA
- the LOC124647003 gene encoding putative FBD-associated F-box protein At5g53635: protein MDVPFGHKESQAEAEEDRLSALPDDILLNILERLYLHNLMHTSTLSRRWRHLPLLISRLVLHVDEFLQCSESRTIGKVMVSYCEATTKLLASTTSAIKDIRLSFYLADPCHLHSIGQAVGNAVQSSNIDFLEFNIWPEIRGTRCTEEHRMLFGQRFMSFLDACPNTFGSLTSITLRNLQFGEADMQTIMNTCDNLQALSLHSCMLGNTHSVLKIDAPSSQLVALEFSRCYFSQVELACLPRLARLVYDTWLSIKSPLLFGYVPRLRNIRVACALLSWQMPFTLSGCLSNTSSLSTLYLDFHDEMVWFQPEDPKKLVHAFSNLKVVHLYGIFADCDLKWTLLFLEAAPFLHSFYVNISRHICGRYKLSCADNAEKTNVMWEPSDFKHYNLNLLDIEGFQKEEKLISYIKLVMERAVTLRNIHLHYMERCERCDSINKQAAFPIMAKFHNNEGEHNLIRKLVTNGSSSSSLSSVEIIIE, encoded by the exons ATGGATGTACCGTTTGGTCACAAA GAAAGCCAAGCTGAAGCAGAAGAAGATAGGCTCAGTGCGCTTCCCGATGACATCCTCCTCAACATCCTTGAGCGGTTGTATTTGCACAATCTAATGCATACCAGCACCCTTTCAAGGCGATGGAGACACCTCCCGCTCTTAATCTCACGCCTTGTTTTGCATGTTGATGAGTTCTTGCAATGCTCTGAGAGTCGCACAATTGGTAAAGTGATGGTTTCGTACTGTGAAGCAACGACAAAGTTGctggcatcaacaacaagtgccaTCAAGGATATCCGCCTCAGCTTCTACCTTGCAGACCCATGTCACCTGCACTCCATTGGGCAGGCTGTTGGCAATGCTGTTCAGAGTAGCAATATAGATTTTCTCGAGTTCAACATATGGCCTGAGATCAGAGGTACAAGATGCACTGAGGAGCACCGGATGTTATTTGGCCAACGCTTCATGTCTTTCTTAGATGCCTGCCCCAACACATTTGGATCGCTTACGAGCATCACTCTGCGTAATCTGCAATTCGGTGAAGCAGACATGCAAACCATCATGAACACATGCGACAACCTGCAGGCCCTTTCCCTGCACTCTTGTATGCTGGGCAATACACATTCTGTACTGAAGATTGATGCACCTAGCTCCCAGCTAGTGGCGCTGGAATTTAGCAGATGTTACTTCTCACAAGTTGAGTTGGCATGTCTCCCGCGATTGGCTCGTTTGGTCTACGATACCTGGTTatccattaaatctccactactatTTGGCTATGTCCCCCGGCTTCGTAACATAAGAGTTGCCTGCGCTCTATTGTCTTGGCAGATGCCATTCACATTGAGTGGGTGTCTGTCTAACACCAGTAGCCTGTCAACTCTGTATCTGGATTTCCATGATGAAATG GTTTGGTTTCAACCTGAAGATCCGAAAAAGCTAGTTCATGCATTCAGTAATCTGAAAGTTGTACATCTGTATGGTATTTTCGCCGACTGTGACCTTAAGTGGACTTTATTATTTCTTGAAGCCGCGCCTTTCCTCCACAGCTTTTATGTCAAT ATATCACGTCATATATGTGGACGGTACAAGCTTTCATGCGCTGATAATGCTGAAAAGACCAATGTGATGTGGGAACCATCAGATTTCAAGCATTACAATTTAAATTTATTGGACATTGAAGGATTTCAGAAGGAAGAGAAGTTGATAAGTTATATAAAGCTTGTTATGGAGCGGGCAGTGACTTTGAGGAATATTCATCTGCATTATATGGAGCGCTGCGAACGCTGTGACTCTATAAATAAGCAGGCTGCATTCCCCATCATGGCCAAGTTTCACAATAATGAAGGCGAGCATAATCTAATAAGGAAGCTAGTTACCAAtggatcatcatcgtcatcattatCATCTGTAGAGATCATCATAGAATGA
- the LOC124706604 gene encoding uncharacterized protein LOC124706604, with the protein MLILHLYLSLSCLSLLHDLSHMHTQMEEPIIEAILLLLLPHKGEDGWWSPGFGGLWLVWICRRSSPSSSLGRPPGSSTRSPMTSKVQRIPRSAAAWPADSPVACFFSSSHGASYAHPASLDGVISRRLEIRFGTEQYIMKTPTCRNWSTVLQDIILCIPIGLVWNQIHADASAFNIRLFAHQKIQLKLGVPIMLLRTIYQSMGLCNGTHLIVTQLGDWVPEAEIRTGSHIRQHTCIPHIVLNICSCFKVDFYFAMLAVSNTS; encoded by the exons ATGCTTATCCTTCATCTTTATCTGTCCCTTTCATGTCTTTCTCTCCTTCACGATCTTTCTCACATGCATACACAGATGGAAGAACCAATCATAGAGGCAATTCTACTTTTGTTGTTGCCACACAAAGGAGAGGATGGATGGTGGTCGCCGGGGTTTGGTGGGCTCTGGTTGGTGTGGATCTGCAGAAGGAGCTCGCCGAGTAGCAGCTTGGGCCGACCGCCGGGTTCAAGTACAAGATCTCCGATGACCTCCAAGGTCCAGCGAATCCCAAG ATCGGCTGCAGCTTGGCCAGCTGATTCTCCTGTTGcatgcttcttcagttcttctcaTGGTGCTTCTTATGCGCATCCTGCTAGCCTTGATGGGGTCATCTCTCGACGGTTGGAGATCCGTTTTG GAACAGAACAATATATCATGAAGACACCCACTTGCAGGAATTGGTCGACAGTCCTTCAAGATATAATACTATGCATACCAATTGGTTTAGTGTGGAATCAGATCCATGCTGATGCATCAGCATTTAATATAAG ATTATTTGCTCATCAGAAGATCCAGCTTAAGCTTGGTGTGCCTATTATGTTATTGAGGACTATTTATCAGTCAATGGGTCTATGCAATGGGACACATTTGATTGTAACACAACTAGGTGATTGGGTTCCTGAGGCAGAGATTCGTACTGGCAGTCACATTCGTCAACATACTTGCATTCCACATATTGTGCTAAATATATGCTCTTGCTTCAAGGTAGACTTTTACTTTGCAATGTTGGCAGTATCAAATACGTCTTAA